A window of the Isosphaera pallida ATCC 43644 genome harbors these coding sequences:
- a CDS encoding tetratricopeptide repeat protein, translated as MGSHVRTPSQCRLVGLAGLLSLTLAAGCQNVNGPKELANNAGRDGLETVQGSHSFTAKVTDQQAYNVHMDLGRVHELRGAHEAAIAEYLQALEVCERSPGRGLLHVAAGSNLNARKAKAHRRIASAYDRLGQFAQAETHYRLALQLTPNDHHIWNDAGYSYYLQNRWSDSERALRTAASMAPEDSRVQINLGLTLAASGKIDEAYNCLAKVAGPAVAHANLGYILAASGKRAEAREHYMAALRLQPEYTPFQRALRKLDEEIQTAGGGVTPKPSFLAVQPEPTAFWQDPKIARASAITGIPMPRPLDLTLKAN; from the coding sequence ATGGGGTCACATGTGCGGACGCCAAGCCAATGCCGACTCGTTGGCCTGGCGGGATTGCTAAGCCTGACGCTGGCCGCGGGTTGCCAGAATGTCAATGGTCCCAAGGAGCTGGCCAACAACGCCGGGCGCGATGGGTTGGAAACGGTCCAGGGAAGCCATTCCTTCACCGCCAAGGTTACCGATCAACAAGCCTACAACGTTCATATGGACCTGGGACGGGTGCATGAATTGCGGGGCGCTCACGAAGCGGCAATCGCCGAATATCTCCAGGCGCTGGAGGTTTGCGAGCGTTCCCCCGGTCGCGGCCTGCTCCATGTGGCGGCAGGATCGAACCTCAACGCCCGCAAGGCCAAGGCCCACCGTCGAATTGCCTCCGCCTATGACCGTCTGGGGCAATTCGCCCAGGCCGAAACCCACTACCGCCTCGCTCTTCAGTTGACTCCCAACGACCACCATATCTGGAATGACGCCGGTTACAGCTATTATCTCCAGAACCGTTGGTCCGACTCGGAACGAGCGCTGCGCACCGCCGCGAGCATGGCTCCCGAGGACAGCCGGGTTCAAATCAATCTCGGTCTGACTCTGGCCGCCTCCGGCAAAATTGACGAGGCCTACAATTGCCTGGCTAAGGTGGCCGGCCCCGCCGTGGCCCACGCCAACCTCGGCTACATCCTGGCCGCCTCCGGCAAACGCGCCGAGGCCCGCGAACACTACATGGCCGCCCTTCGTCTCCAACCGGAATACACCCCTTTCCAGCGGGCCTTGCGCAAGCTCGACGAGGAGATTCAAACCGCCGGGGGAGGGGTGACTCCCAAACCCTCGTTCCTGGCGGTTCAACCCGAGCCCACCGCCTTCTGGCAAGATCCCAAAATCGCTCGCGCGTCGGCGATCACCGGCATCCCCATGCCGCGCCCCCTAGACCTAACCCTCAAAGCCAACTAA
- a CDS encoding type II and III secretion system protein family protein has product MAPSISFAQQPPPVEVPTPAPAPVPLPEDPPLPTPIVPIPEVPPIPEAATLPATAATSAPARVAVRPAQDGQAEPGNLPQALPNAAAENTPPLPEEVADPKMSAKELENLTPYTNIPNPRPITGQIAELFELIQDPSVELSVVVGRGKVIQLREQPLRFILGNPRIATLSFPPSDVQSLAQLDRPSDARLFVVYGIQAGTTTLTIWDKNNVPTTFLVRVSVDTLDIQNQIRAVFPGTDVTVRQSANQIILEGQVPDTKTMNEVIRLVNGLLVSNQAGEVRAPTGAGGGGGGQSVGAFAAAERALGDEAPSGISPQIINRLRVPGPRQILLKVKLAELNRTAIREIGANWLRGRNNSLIGSQIGGIAGFTTETNTQMTAAFAAPSFGRPGIAGGQPIPGSVTGSLIQGIDTLLNATAGSALQPSAQLFGIFRAGEFDLFLNALRTNNLATILAEPNLTALDGQPARVIAGGEIPFPVPQLGAGGGGGGAVITIQFRPFGAILTFLPQILEDDLIRLDVEPVFSTPNQGLGTSINGTAVPGFNTRSARTVVQLREGETLAIAGLIQKNNQAATNRIPLLGDAPIVGPLFSRNRFETLETELIVIVTPYLIAPMGEGEVPKVPTDYVDEPNDIEFFILGRTEGKTGIPHRSTIQHHTPFTLQKHFASENQWVVGPHGHSSD; this is encoded by the coding sequence ATGGCCCCTTCGATCTCCTTCGCGCAACAGCCTCCGCCGGTTGAGGTACCGACCCCAGCTCCGGCTCCAGTGCCTTTGCCAGAGGATCCGCCCCTGCCCACCCCGATTGTGCCGATTCCCGAGGTCCCGCCGATTCCGGAGGCCGCCACGCTTCCCGCTACAGCCGCGACTTCCGCGCCGGCCCGAGTGGCGGTTCGCCCGGCCCAGGATGGCCAAGCAGAACCGGGCAATTTGCCCCAGGCGCTGCCCAACGCCGCCGCCGAGAACACGCCGCCGCTTCCTGAGGAGGTGGCCGACCCCAAAATGTCGGCCAAGGAGTTGGAAAATCTGACTCCCTACACCAACATCCCCAACCCGCGCCCGATCACTGGCCAAATCGCCGAACTCTTCGAGTTGATCCAGGATCCCAGCGTTGAGTTGAGCGTCGTGGTAGGGCGGGGCAAGGTGATTCAGCTTCGCGAGCAGCCCCTGCGGTTCATTTTGGGCAACCCGCGGATCGCCACCTTGTCGTTCCCGCCTAGCGACGTGCAGTCGCTGGCTCAGTTGGATCGGCCCAGCGACGCGCGTTTGTTTGTGGTCTACGGTATCCAAGCTGGCACTACGACCCTGACCATCTGGGACAAGAACAACGTCCCCACCACCTTCCTGGTGCGGGTCTCGGTAGACACGCTGGACATCCAGAATCAGATCCGCGCTGTGTTTCCCGGCACCGACGTGACGGTGCGGCAATCGGCCAACCAGATTATCCTGGAGGGCCAGGTGCCCGACACCAAAACGATGAACGAGGTGATCCGTTTGGTCAACGGCCTGTTGGTGAGCAACCAGGCGGGTGAGGTCCGGGCCCCAACCGGCGCGGGTGGCGGCGGTGGTGGTCAATCGGTTGGGGCGTTCGCCGCGGCCGAGCGAGCCTTGGGCGATGAGGCTCCCTCCGGAATCAGCCCTCAAATTATCAACCGGCTGCGGGTACCGGGGCCGCGTCAGATTTTGCTCAAGGTCAAGCTCGCCGAACTCAACCGTACGGCGATCCGGGAAATCGGAGCCAACTGGCTGCGGGGGCGCAATAATTCGCTCATCGGATCCCAGATCGGCGGGATCGCCGGGTTTACCACCGAAACCAATACTCAAATGACCGCTGCGTTCGCCGCGCCGTCGTTCGGACGACCGGGCATCGCCGGTGGTCAGCCCATCCCTGGCTCGGTGACCGGTAGCCTGATTCAGGGCATCGACACCCTGCTCAATGCCACGGCGGGGTCCGCCCTGCAACCCTCGGCGCAACTCTTTGGCATCTTCCGAGCCGGCGAGTTCGACCTCTTCCTCAACGCGCTGCGCACCAACAACCTGGCCACGATCTTGGCCGAACCCAACCTCACGGCGCTGGATGGCCAACCGGCCCGCGTGATCGCTGGGGGTGAGATTCCCTTCCCGGTACCTCAGTTGGGAGCCGGCGGGGGCGGGGGTGGGGCGGTCATCACGATCCAGTTCCGGCCCTTCGGCGCGATCCTAACCTTCCTGCCGCAGATTCTGGAGGACGACTTGATTCGTCTGGATGTCGAGCCGGTTTTCAGCACGCCCAACCAAGGTTTGGGTACCTCGATCAACGGCACGGCGGTTCCCGGCTTCAACACCCGCTCGGCCCGCACGGTGGTCCAACTCCGCGAAGGGGAGACCCTGGCGATCGCTGGGTTGATCCAGAAGAACAACCAGGCGGCGACGAACCGGATTCCTCTGCTGGGCGACGCGCCGATTGTTGGTCCCCTGTTCAGCCGGAACCGGTTCGAGACGCTGGAGACCGAACTGATCGTGATCGTGACCCCGTACCTGATCGCGCCGATGGGTGAGGGGGAGGTGCCCAAGGTGCCCACCGACTACGTTGACGAGCCGAACGATATCGAGTTTTTCATACTTGGTCGAACCGAGGGTAAGACTGGCATCCCCCACCGCTCGACAATCCAGCATCACACACCGTTCACGCTGCAGAAGCATTTCGCCAGCGAAAACCAGTGGGTCGTCGGTCCCCACGGTCACTCGTCCGACTGA